A region of the Candidatus Neomarinimicrobiota bacterium genome:
TAGATTGGCGATATTCATTATAAAGCCGGTGCTCCGGGTCCAGGCTATTGATGCGCACCGAACCCGACGAATGGATAAACTGCCGGTCACCCAGATAAATGCCCACGTGGGTGATTCTCTCTGCCGTGGGGCCGAAAAAGAGCAGGTCAGCTCCCTGCAAATTTTCGAATTGCTCCCCAGGCTCGACTGGTATCCCCTCTAACACCTGCTGGTTGGCATCTCGCGGGAGCGCGATGTTGTTCATCCTGAATACCGTCTGGACAAAACCGGAGCAATCGAAGCCCTTGGTGGAGGTCCCGCCCCATAGGTAGGGTATACCCAGGTAGCTGCGGGCTGTGACCAGAATCTGATCCTGGCTGGCCGGCCGGCTGCGATAGGCAGCCTCATCCACCACCACTGACCGCTCCACGTAGCCGACACGGCCGTCGGGAGTCTCCACCTGCACCCACTTCCTGGTTGGGCCTCTCTTTTTCAGCACAGCCCCCGGGACCAGGTCAACCAGGATGGTTCCGCTCTTGCCCGCCTGATCACGCACCACCCCGTAATTGGCGGTGACGATCACCCGTGGGCCGTGCTGCCACTCAGCCGCGGCCAGGGAATCCACCGCCACCAGCGACGAACTACTCACCCAGCCGAGATAGCGATCCCGGTTATGAACGTACAGGTAGCCTCCATCCCGCTTGTATAATTTGAGGACGGTGCCCAACAATGTCTGATTGATGAGCTCAGCGCTGACGGATGGTGTCCGACGCATATTAGCCACGCTCACTGAAACGATACCGAATACGTGCGGCTGGAGCTCCTCAGAGGGCAGAACCGTGATGGAATCAATGATCTGGAATTCTACAGCTGCGCTGCCAAGTGAATCGAGGAGCACCTCCCGTAAAGAGCGATCGGTCACCGCTCCGGATACGATGATCTGATTTCCCTCGCGGTGCAATTCGATCTGAAACAGATCCAGGCGGGAATCGGGCGCGTGGGTTGCTTTCACCTTTTCCACGACCCGTTCCAGACCCTCAGGAGCCATCGGGGCGCTCTGCTGGCATAGGCCGATAGCTGGAACGGCCGGCAATAGCAGCAACACCATGGCAAGCCCACTGCGCAAAATGATCCGTTGGTTTATCGTTGGCTGCATGATTCGTTTCTCCTTTTGAACCCGACGGGATGAGTCCTCTGATCTACCATTAATCCAAGAGCAATGGGCTAAGCTCCCGCAGCGGTGAATTCGAGCTGCCCGGCACCGGCCTTGAGAATACCGATATTACCCTTGCCGCTGCCATCGGGCACAATGTCATTGTCCTGGCCTTCCCTGTTGAAGCGCCATAAGCCGATCAAGTGGTCCAGGCCGGTGGGGGAGTAATTTTCGGTAAGCTTGTCGGGATTCTGGTAGCGGAAAGCCATTTCACCCTCCGGCAGCACTTTAGTCCACAGCCGCACTTCATCGACAGCGCCATACCAGAAATTGCCCAGGGTGGCGGGATCGTTGGCCACGTCCCAGTCGGCGCCGATGAGGGCGTGACTTGAGCCGATATTCAGATCGACGGCCAGGGCCCGGCTGCCCAACCGTTTGCCATTGCCGAAGACGCGAGCGGTGGTGCCATCGTAGGTAATCACCACCTGGGTGAATACGTCCGGATCAAACCAGTCGCAGCCGGGTATTTCGTAGCTGCCTACGTAAGATTCACCGATGAAAACGAACACCCTGTTGGAGTCGTTGGCGGGGCGGTAGATGCCGATCTCGTTGTCTCCCTGGTCGTCGCTTACCATGAACAGGGTGGGACTTTCCGTGATCTCAGCGGGGAGAGGTTCACCGGCGGCCCAGATCTCCAGGGAGAAGATATCATCATTTATGGCCGACAGGCTGGAGTCAGGCTGACCCGAGAGCTGCCGGTTTTCGATCAGCACATAAGCACCGCCCCTCAATACCACCGAGTTAAC
Encoded here:
- a CDS encoding LamG domain-containing protein, coding for MSQFHGKGAAGLRLFAGILVPLMLVTLGCEEEPEAVNSVVLRGGAYVLIENRQLSGQPDSSLSAINDDIFSLEIWAAGEPLPAEITESPTLFMVSDDQGDNEIGIYRPANDSNRVFVFIGESYVGSYEIPGCDWFDPDVFTQVVITYDGTTARVFGNGKRLGSRALAVDLNIGSSHALIGADWDVANDPATLGNFWYGAVDEVRLWTKVLPEGEMAFRYQNPDKLTENYSPTGLDHLIGLWRFNREGQDNDIVPDGSGKGNIGILKAGAGQLEFTAAGA
- a CDS encoding NlpC/P60 family protein; amino-acid sequence: MQPTINQRIILRSGLAMVLLLLPAVPAIGLCQQSAPMAPEGLERVVEKVKATHAPDSRLDLFQIELHREGNQIIVSGAVTDRSLREVLLDSLGSAAVEFQIIDSITVLPSEELQPHVFGIVSVSVANMRRTPSVSAELINQTLLGTVLKLYKRDGGYLYVHNRDRYLGWVSSSSLVAVDSLAAAEWQHGPRVIVTANYGVVRDQAGKSGTILVDLVPGAVLKKRGPTRKWVQVETPDGRVGYVERSVVVDEAAYRSRPASQDQILVTARSYLGIPYLWGGTSTKGFDCSGFVQTVFRMNNIALPRDANQQVLEGIPVEPGEQFENLQGADLLFFGPTAERITHVGIYLGDRQFIHSSGSVRINSLDPEHRLYNEYRQSTLRAVKRIQLN